One genomic window of Pelmatolapia mariae isolate MD_Pm_ZW linkage group LG5, Pm_UMD_F_2, whole genome shotgun sequence includes the following:
- the idh3b gene encoding isocitrate dehydrogenase [NAD] subunit beta, mitochondrial isoform X1: MAVVLRGSLVTLFKALVGSRCPQLASRPLSVSAGLCSPETPPARADATFKVTMVPGDGVGPELMTAVKEVFKAGDVPVEFEEFHMSEVQNMASKEKLEQVLTSMKSNKVAIKGKIHTPMEFKGELASYEMRLRRKLDLFANVVHVNSLPGYSTRHNNLDLVIIREQTEGEYSSLEHESVTGVIECLKIITREKSRRIAKFAFDYATKKGRNKVTAVHKANIMKLGDGLFLQSCAEVAQLYPKIKYENIIIDNCCMQLVQNPYQFDVLVMPNLYGNIIDNLAAGLVGGAGVVPGESYSAEYAVFETGARHPFAQAVGRNIANPTAMLLSAANMLRHLNLEYHSQMVSDAVKRVIKQGKVRTRDLGGYCTTTDFVHAVVENLRHRPIY; encoded by the exons ATGGCGGTCGTCTTGAGGGGAAGTTTAGTAACGTTGTTCAAG GCCCTGGTCGGTTCCAGGTGTCCACAGTTGGCCTCTCGTCCACTGAGTGTATCTGCTGGTCTCTGTAGTCCAGAAACACCACCGGCCCGTGCTGATGCTACCTTTAAAGTCACAATGGTGCCAGGGGATGGAGTAGGACCTGAACTAATGACTGCTGTAAAGGAAGTTTTTAAG GCAGGTGATGTCCCAGTGGAATTTGAGGAATTCCACATGAGTGAAGTGCAGAACATGGCCAGCAAGGAAAAACTGGAACAAGTGTTGACCTCTATGAAGAGCAACAAAGTTGCCATTAAAG GAAAGATTCACACACCCATGGAATTCAAAGGCGAGCTGGCTTCATATGAGATGAGATTAAG GCGCAAGCTGGACCTGTTTGCTAATGTAGTTCATGTAAACAGCCTGCCAGGCTACAGCACTCGCCACAACAACCTGGACCTAGTCATCATCCGTGAGCAGACTGAGGGGGAGTACAGCTCCCTAGAGCATGAG agtgtaacaggTGTGATTGAATGTCTGAAGATCATCACCAGAGAGAAGTCACGCCGCATCGCCAAGTTTGCCTTTGACTATGCTACCAAGAAAGGGCGAAACAAGGTCACGGCTGTTCACAAAGCTAACATCAT GAAACTCGGTGATGGCCTGTTTCTGCAGAGCTGTGCAGAGGTGGCACAGCTGTACCCCAAAATCAAATATGAGAACATCATCATTGATAACTGTTGTATGCAG CTGGTGCAAAACCCTTACCAGTTTGACGTGCTGGTGATGCCTAACCTGTACGGTAACATTATTGACAATCTAGCAGCAGGGTTGGTTGGAGGAGCAGGAGTTGTTCCTGGGGAAAGCTACAGTGCAGAATATGCTGTTTTTGAGACT ggtGCACGCCACCCATTTGCACAAGCTGTTGGAAGGAACATTGCAAACCCCACAGCCATGCTGCTCAGTGCTGCTAACATGCTCAGGCACCTCAA TCTGGAATACCATTCTCAAATGGTGTCAGATGCTGTCAAGAGGGTCATAAAACAGGGCAAG GTACGGACACGAGACCTTGGCGGATACTGTACCACTACCGATTTTGTGCATGCTGTTGTGGAAAACCTGCGTCACCGACCCATTTACTAA
- the idh3b gene encoding isocitrate dehydrogenase [NAD] subunit beta, mitochondrial isoform X2, with amino-acid sequence MAVVLRGSLVTLFKALVGSRCPQLASRPLSVSAGLCSPETPPARADATFKVTMVPGDGVGPELMTAVKEVFKAGDVPVEFEEFHMSEVQNMASKEKLEQVLTSMKSNKVAIKGKIHTPMEFKGELASYEMRLRRKLDLFANVVHVNSLPGYSTRHNNLDLVIIREQTEGEYSSLEHESVTGVIECLKIITREKSRRIAKFAFDYATKKGRNKVTAVHKANIMKLGDGLFLQSCAEVAQLYPKIKYENIIIDNCCMQLVQNPYQFDVLVMPNLYGNIIDNLAAGLVGGAGVVPGESYSAEYAVFETGARHPFAQAVGRNIANPTAMLLSAANMLRHLNLEYHSQMVSDAVKRVIKQGKVRTADLGGYATSDEFTRAVIANLSV; translated from the exons ATGGCGGTCGTCTTGAGGGGAAGTTTAGTAACGTTGTTCAAG GCCCTGGTCGGTTCCAGGTGTCCACAGTTGGCCTCTCGTCCACTGAGTGTATCTGCTGGTCTCTGTAGTCCAGAAACACCACCGGCCCGTGCTGATGCTACCTTTAAAGTCACAATGGTGCCAGGGGATGGAGTAGGACCTGAACTAATGACTGCTGTAAAGGAAGTTTTTAAG GCAGGTGATGTCCCAGTGGAATTTGAGGAATTCCACATGAGTGAAGTGCAGAACATGGCCAGCAAGGAAAAACTGGAACAAGTGTTGACCTCTATGAAGAGCAACAAAGTTGCCATTAAAG GAAAGATTCACACACCCATGGAATTCAAAGGCGAGCTGGCTTCATATGAGATGAGATTAAG GCGCAAGCTGGACCTGTTTGCTAATGTAGTTCATGTAAACAGCCTGCCAGGCTACAGCACTCGCCACAACAACCTGGACCTAGTCATCATCCGTGAGCAGACTGAGGGGGAGTACAGCTCCCTAGAGCATGAG agtgtaacaggTGTGATTGAATGTCTGAAGATCATCACCAGAGAGAAGTCACGCCGCATCGCCAAGTTTGCCTTTGACTATGCTACCAAGAAAGGGCGAAACAAGGTCACGGCTGTTCACAAAGCTAACATCAT GAAACTCGGTGATGGCCTGTTTCTGCAGAGCTGTGCAGAGGTGGCACAGCTGTACCCCAAAATCAAATATGAGAACATCATCATTGATAACTGTTGTATGCAG CTGGTGCAAAACCCTTACCAGTTTGACGTGCTGGTGATGCCTAACCTGTACGGTAACATTATTGACAATCTAGCAGCAGGGTTGGTTGGAGGAGCAGGAGTTGTTCCTGGGGAAAGCTACAGTGCAGAATATGCTGTTTTTGAGACT ggtGCACGCCACCCATTTGCACAAGCTGTTGGAAGGAACATTGCAAACCCCACAGCCATGCTGCTCAGTGCTGCTAACATGCTCAGGCACCTCAA TCTGGAATACCATTCTCAAATGGTGTCAGATGCTGTCAAGAGGGTCATAAAACAGGGCAAG